From Alienimonas californiensis, a single genomic window includes:
- a CDS encoding serine/threonine-protein kinase, protein MSPPPFPASPELPEPPGQSSPDGGTRWNRLERLADRFEESWGRSGAQTIEATLAGVSTEDRLELLHALIAVEADQRRKVGERPVPAEYLGRFDELLTEDGVQGAPVLTEEDVRNLLVPHLPTTLCPQDRTMNEGSSYAAAVRVSRGANDPPALPPHLQVERKYGANGLLGRGGMGAVWAARDFRQLTDSKRPRPGRLVAVKALLPGAAANSQLLSRFAREAAILHKFGDPAVPRFYEYRPPSAQADAHIITDLVVGETFERLLDSRRQSGRAGCDDRGAGNGRLRMFRKAVAAVARGHAVGLIHRDLKPSNMMVRIPDEQGRRRVFLLDYGMAYMPGLPSDPCDENGRLASLVLDDLADDGSDFLGNGDARLNDPVISQTETDRLGFTVIDVETADQPSRPSTGDDDFDDSPPAVPPRPLGATRALDGRTAARTLIGSLPYMAPEQARRRRVRATADVYSLGLILVEILTGEQARDVSEADAVIEKARNGDIAAAMDRLDLCAARSELIELALRCVRYDPRRRPADAGELLRELDALSVRDPKSGARAWDPRTVARSRGRRFFVAAARGRFRAAGGSKSAPSPCAWLKAAAETLFGPPRRKSC, encoded by the coding sequence GTGTCCCCTCCACCGTTCCCCGCTTCTCCGGAGCTGCCTGAGCCCCCGGGGCAGTCCTCGCCCGACGGCGGGACGCGGTGGAACCGGTTGGAACGACTGGCCGATCGGTTCGAGGAAAGTTGGGGCCGATCGGGAGCGCAGACGATCGAGGCGACGCTCGCCGGCGTGTCGACGGAGGATCGGCTGGAACTGCTCCACGCGCTGATCGCCGTGGAGGCGGACCAGCGGCGGAAGGTCGGCGAGCGGCCCGTACCGGCGGAGTACCTGGGGCGGTTTGACGAACTGCTGACGGAGGACGGCGTCCAGGGGGCGCCGGTTCTCACGGAGGAGGACGTCCGCAACCTGCTCGTGCCGCACCTGCCGACGACCCTCTGTCCGCAAGACCGGACGATGAACGAGGGGTCGTCCTACGCGGCGGCGGTGCGCGTCAGTCGGGGGGCGAACGACCCGCCGGCGCTGCCGCCGCACCTCCAGGTCGAACGGAAGTACGGGGCGAACGGCCTGCTGGGCCGCGGGGGAATGGGCGCCGTCTGGGCCGCCCGGGACTTCCGTCAGTTGACCGACAGTAAACGGCCGCGGCCGGGCCGGCTGGTCGCGGTCAAGGCGCTGCTCCCCGGGGCGGCGGCGAACTCCCAGTTGCTGTCCCGGTTCGCCCGGGAGGCGGCGATCCTGCACAAGTTCGGCGACCCGGCCGTGCCGCGGTTCTACGAGTACCGCCCGCCCTCCGCACAGGCGGACGCTCACATCATCACCGATCTGGTCGTGGGCGAGACGTTCGAGCGCCTGCTGGACTCGCGGCGCCAGTCGGGGCGGGCCGGCTGCGACGACCGCGGCGCCGGCAACGGCCGCTTGCGGATGTTCCGCAAAGCGGTCGCCGCGGTGGCCCGCGGACACGCGGTCGGGCTGATCCACCGGGATCTGAAGCCTTCGAACATGATGGTGCGGATCCCCGACGAACAGGGCCGCCGCCGGGTCTTCCTGTTGGACTACGGGATGGCCTACATGCCCGGTCTGCCGTCCGACCCGTGCGACGAGAACGGCCGTCTCGCCTCGCTCGTCCTCGACGACCTGGCCGACGACGGCTCCGACTTTCTGGGAAACGGCGACGCGAGGCTGAACGATCCGGTCATCTCCCAGACCGAAACGGACAGGCTCGGGTTCACGGTCATCGATGTGGAGACCGCGGATCAGCCCTCCCGCCCCTCGACCGGCGACGATGACTTCGACGACTCCCCGCCCGCGGTTCCCCCCCGTCCGCTGGGGGCGACCCGCGCGCTGGACGGTCGCACGGCCGCCCGCACCCTGATCGGCAGCCTGCCGTACATGGCTCCGGAGCAGGCCCGCCGCCGCCGGGTCAGGGCCACCGCGGACGTGTACAGCCTCGGCCTGATTCTCGTGGAGATCCTGACGGGCGAGCAGGCCCGGGACGTCTCCGAGGCGGACGCCGTGATCGAGAAGGCCCGCAACGGCGACATCGCGGCGGCGATGGACCGTCTCGACCTGTGCGCCGCACGGTCAGAACTGATCGAACTGGCCCTCCGCTGCGTCCGCTACGACCCCCGCCGGCGGCCCGCCGACGCCGGCGAACTGCTGAGGGAACTGGACGCCCTGAGCGTGCGGGACCCGAAGAGCGGCGCCCGGGCCTGGGACCCGCGGACGGTGGCCCGCAGCCGCGGTCGCCGGTTCTTCGTCGCGGCGGCGCGCGGCCGG